A stretch of DNA from Armatimonadota bacterium:
GAAGAGATGGAAGATGCCCTCTTCTTTGCGTACCAACACTTGCTTGCTGCCCACCAGTGGCGATTGCAACTGAACCGACAGGAACTGGATGAGGCGTGGGAGATGCTGCGAGCGGAGGTGCGTTGATGGCGAGACGACGAGGCAACAATGAGGGCAGCATCACGCAGCTGCCCGACGGTCGCTGGCAGGCGCGAATCACCTATTACGAAGGGGGCAAGCGCAGGCGCAAAGCGTTCTACGGTGCCACACGCAAGGAAGCGCAGGAGAAGCTTCTGCAAGCCCTCGCCGACCTGCAGCGAGGCATCATGCCCACGACCGGAAGGCAGACGGTGGGGGAGTTTCTGGCTTCCTGGTTGGAGGAATCTGCCAGACCCACCCTGCGCCCTCGCACTTACCGACGCTACCACGAAATTGTGCATCTGCACCTGGTGCCGACGTTGGGACACATCGCGCTGTCCAAACTCACGCCCCTGCAGGTGCAGAAGCTGCTGAACGAGAAGATTGCGAGCGGTCTCTCCCCTGCGACGGTGATGTACATCCTTGCGGTGCTGCGCCGCGCGCTCGGTCAAGCCGAGAAGTGGCAGCTGGTACCTCGCAACGTGGCGAAGCTGGTGGACGCGCCTCGCGTGTCGCGTGAGGAGGTGCAGCCGTTCACGGTCGAGGAGGTGCAGAGGCTGCTGGAGACGGCGCGAGGTCACCGGTTATACGCGCTGTTCGTGCTGGCGGTGGCGTCAGGACTACGCCAGGGCGAACTGCTGGGTTTGCGGTGGCAGGATGTAGATTTTGAACGAGGCACGCTCACGGTAGCGGTGCAGCTGCAAACCATTGACGGCAAGCAGGTGCTGGTGGAGCCGAAGACCGCCCGCAGCAGGCGCACGCTGCAGATTCCACAGTTCGTGCTGGACGTTCTGCAGCAGCACCGCGCCAACCAGTTGCTGGAGAAGGCGCAGGAG
This window harbors:
- a CDS encoding site-specific integrase — protein: MARRRGNNEGSITQLPDGRWQARITYYEGGKRRRKAFYGATRKEAQEKLLQALADLQRGIMPTTGRQTVGEFLASWLEESARPTLRPRTYRRYHEIVHLHLVPTLGHIALSKLTPLQVQKLLNEKIASGLSPATVMYILAVLRRALGQAEKWQLVPRNVAKLVDAPRVSREEVQPFTVEEVQRLLETARGHRLYALFVLAVASGLRQGELLGLRWQDVDFERGTLTVAVQLQTIDGKQVLVEPKTARSRRTLQIPQFVLDVLQQHRANQLLEKAQEGESWREHGLVFASSVGTPVPARNLLRLWYNLLKKAGLPKRPFHTLRHTAASYLLAMGCDLRTVQQVLGHSQVGLTANLYTHVMPTLLQDAAQKMDALFRRLLEG